From the genome of Gracilinanus agilis isolate LMUSP501 chromosome 2, AgileGrace, whole genome shotgun sequence, one region includes:
- the PCYOX1L gene encoding prenylcysteine oxidase-like, producing the protein MAGAALLLITLVASAAASRDTPPRKIAVVGAGIGGSAAAHFLQQLFGPRVQIDVYEKGTVGGRLATITVNKQQYESGGASFNSFSLHMQDFVKLLGLKQRREIAGKSAIFGGEHLILEETDWYLLNLFRIWWHYGISFLRLQMWVEEVMEKFMRIYKYQAHGYAFSGVEELLYSVGEYTFINMTQRSVAECLLEVGVTQRFIDEVITALLRASYGQPATMAAFAGAMSLAGIQGNLWSVEGGNKLVCSGLLKLTKANVIHARVTSVALHNTEGRALYQVFYEKEDKMHSDFYDIVVIATPLYAGSNSNITFDGFQPPFEEFVGSFQSTVTSLVHGYLNSSYFGFPDPKLFPFASILSTDAPNLFFRALDNMCPVNISATFRRKQPQEAAIWRVLSPQPLERPQLKSLFRSYYSVQTAQWQAYPQYGSRMATPLFALHDQLFYLNALEWVASSVEISSVAAKNVALLAYNRWYQDLDKIDQKDLIHKIKTEL; encoded by the exons ATGGCGGGCGCAGCCCTGCTTCTCATCACCCTGGTGGCCTCTGCTGCCGCGTCTAGAGATACCCCGCCCAGGAAAATCG CGGTTGTAGGAGCTGGAATTGGGGGCTCAGCAGCGGCCCATTTCCTTCAGCAGCTTTTTGGGCCCAGGGTACAGATTGATGTATATGAGAAAGGGACTGTTGGAGGCCGCCTGGCTACCATCACTGTCAACAAACAGCAATATGAAAGTGGTGGTGCATCATTCAATTCCTTCAGCTTGCACATGCAGGATTTTGTCAAACTCCTGG GTCTGAAACAGCGGCGTGAAATAGCAGGGAAGAGTGCCATATTTGGTGGTGAGCATCTTATCCTGGAAGAAACGGATTGGTATCTGCTGAACCTCTTCCGAATCTGGTGGCACTATGGCATCAGCTTCCTGCGGCTGCAGATGTGGGTAGAGGAAGTCATGGAAAAGTTTATGAG gaTATATAAGTACCAGGCCCATGGCTATGCCTTTTCAGGAGTAGAGGAACTGTTGTACTCAGTGGGTGAATATACTTTTATCAATATGACCCAGCGCTCTGTAGCAGAATGTCTGCTAGAGGTGGGGGTTACCCAACGCTTCATTGATGAGGTGATCACAGCCCTGCTGCGTGCCAGTTATGGACAACCTGCAACAATGGCTGCCTTTGCAG GAGCGATGTCACTTGCTGGAATTCAGGGGAATTTGTGGTCGGTGGAAGGGGGCAATAAACTAGTCTGTTCAGGATTGCTGAAGCTGACTAAGGCCAATGTGATACATGCCAGGGTGACCTCTGTGGCTTTGCATAACACAG AAGGCAGAGCCCTTTATCAGGTATTTTATGAGAAGGAAGATAAAATGCATTCGGACTTCTATGATATAGTAGTCATTGCTACGCCCCTCTATGCtggcagtaacagcaatatcaccTTTGATGGCTTTCAACCTCCCTTCGAAGAGTTTGTTGGTTCCTTCCAATCCACTGTCACTTCACTGGTCCATGGCTACCTCAACTCCTCCTACTTTGGCTTTCCTGATCCTAAGCTTTTCCCTTTtgccagtattctttctacagATGCCCCCAACCTCTTTTTCCGTGCCCTGGACAACATGTGCCCTGTCAACATCTCAGCTACCTTCCGAAGAAAACAGCCACAGGAGGCGGCCATTTGGCGAGTCTTATCCCCTCAACCCCTGGAACGTCCCCAGCTGAAGAGCCTTTTCCGTTCATATTATTCAGTCCAGACAGCTCAATGGCAAGCCTATCCACAGTATGGCTCCCGAATGGCTACGCCACTGTTTGCCCTCCACGACCAGCTCTTCTACCTCAATGCCCTGGAGTGGGTAGCCAGTTCAGTGGAAATAAGTTCTGTGGCAGCTAAAAATGTGGCCCTCTTGGCCTATAACCGCTGGTACCAAGACCTGGATAAGATTGATCAGAAGGACTTGATACACAAAATTAAGACTGAATTGTGA